In a genomic window of Streptococcus oralis:
- a CDS encoding YesL family protein yields MGKFLEFVFNRIFLGMMATAYFWLLTLAGGVVFGLAPASATLMSLYGEHGYTYRAYHLKEAWELYKSNFVKSNLAFYSFVFVDLVLVYGLYLLVQLPHQTIFHLLATFLNVLVVALVFLAYTVSLKLQVYFDLSYQNTLKLSLIGIFMSLPAIAKVLLGSALLVGVGYYMPALLFFVGIGMWHFFISDMLEPVYESIHEKLATK; encoded by the coding sequence ATGGGAAAATTTCTAGAATTCGTCTTTAATCGTATCTTTTTGGGAATGATGGCGACGGCTTATTTCTGGCTATTAACACTAGCAGGAGGAGTGGTATTTGGTTTGGCCCCAGCTAGTGCAACTCTTATGAGTTTGTATGGGGAGCATGGTTATACCTATCGAGCCTACCATTTGAAGGAAGCTTGGGAATTGTATAAGAGCAATTTTGTCAAGAGTAATCTGGCTTTCTATAGTTTTGTGTTTGTGGATCTTGTCCTAGTTTATGGTTTGTATCTTCTAGTTCAATTGCCCCACCAGACGATTTTCCATCTCTTGGCGACCTTTCTCAATGTCCTTGTAGTTGCTCTTGTCTTTCTAGCCTATACTGTGTCCTTGAAACTTCAGGTGTACTTTGATTTGTCCTACCAAAATACCTTGAAACTGTCCCTTATTGGGATTTTTATGAGCTTACCTGCGATTGCCAAGGTTTTACTCGGATCTGCACTCCTTGTAGGAGTTGGTTATTATATGCCTGCCTTGCTCTTTTTTGTAGGAATTGGAATGTGGCATTTCTTTATCAGTGATATGTTGGAACCTGTTTATGAAAGTATCCATGAAAAATTGGCGACAAAATAG
- the argS gene encoding arginine--tRNA ligase encodes MNTKELIASELASVINSLDQEAILNLLETPKNSEMGDIAFPAFSLAKVERKAPQMIAADIAEKINSQAFEKVVATGPYVNFFLDKSAISAQVLQDVITEKEHYADQTIGKQENIVIDMSSPNIAKPFSIGHLRSTVIGDSLSHIFQKIGYQTVKVNHLGDWGKQFGMLIVAYKKWGNEEAVKAHPIDELLKLYVRINAEAEKDPSLDEEAREWFRKLENGDEEALALWQWFRDESLVEFNRLYNELQVEFDSYNGEAFYNDKMDAVVDILAEKGLLVESEGAQVVNLEKYGIEHPALIKKSDGATLYITRDLAAALYRKNEYQFAKSIYVVGQEQSAHFKQLKAVLQEMGYDWSQDIVHVPFGLVTKEGKKLSTRKGNVILLEPTIAEAVSRAKAQIEAKNPELENKDQVAHAVGVGAIKFYDLKTDRTNGYDFDLEAMVSFEGETGPYVQYAYARIQSILRKADFKPDTAGNYSLNDAESWEIIKLLQDFPRIINRAADNFEPSIIAKFAISLAQAFNKYYAHTRILDESPERDSRLALSYATAVVLKEALRLLGVEAPEKM; translated from the coding sequence ATGAATACAAAAGAATTGATTGCTAGCGAGTTGGCTAGCGTCATTAATAGCCTGGATCAAGAGGCTATTTTAAATTTACTGGAAACACCTAAAAACTCAGAAATGGGAGACATCGCCTTCCCTGCCTTTTCTCTAGCAAAGGTCGAGCGTAAAGCTCCGCAAATGATTGCAGCAGATATTGCTGAAAAAATAAATAGTCAAGCCTTTGAAAAGGTTGTTGCTACTGGACCTTACGTCAACTTTTTCCTTGATAAATCTGCTATTTCGGCTCAGGTATTACAGGATGTTATTACTGAGAAAGAGCACTATGCCGACCAAACCATTGGCAAGCAAGAAAATATCGTTATCGATATGTCTAGTCCCAATATCGCTAAACCATTCTCTATTGGGCACTTGCGTTCAACGGTTATCGGGGATAGCTTGTCACATATTTTCCAAAAGATTGGCTATCAAACGGTCAAGGTCAACCACCTAGGAGACTGGGGTAAACAGTTTGGAATGTTAATCGTTGCCTACAAGAAATGGGGAAATGAGGAAGCCGTTAAAGCACATCCAATCGATGAACTTCTTAAACTCTACGTTCGCATCAATGCTGAAGCTGAAAAAGACCCTAGCTTGGATGAAGAAGCACGCGAATGGTTCCGCAAACTGGAAAATGGAGATGAGGAAGCTCTCGCTCTCTGGCAATGGTTCCGTGATGAAAGTTTAGTGGAATTCAACCGTCTTTACAATGAATTGCAAGTTGAATTTGACAGCTACAACGGGGAAGCTTTTTACAATGATAAGATGGATGCTGTTGTAGACATTCTCGCTGAAAAAGGACTTCTTGTTGAGTCAGAAGGAGCCCAAGTTGTCAATCTTGAGAAATATGGAATTGAACATCCAGCCCTTATCAAAAAATCTGATGGTGCAACTCTCTATATCACACGTGACTTGGCTGCAGCCCTTTACCGTAAAAACGAATACCAATTTGCAAAATCCATCTATGTTGTTGGTCAAGAGCAATCTGCCCACTTCAAACAACTCAAGGCAGTACTACAAGAGATGGGCTACGATTGGAGCCAAGACATTGTCCATGTTCCGTTTGGATTGGTAACAAAAGAAGGGAAAAAACTCTCTACTCGTAAAGGAAATGTCATCTTGCTAGAACCTACTATTGCAGAAGCTGTTAGTCGTGCCAAGGCCCAAATCGAAGCGAAAAATCCTGAGTTAGAAAATAAAGACCAGGTTGCCCACGCTGTTGGAGTTGGGGCCATCAAGTTCTATGATCTTAAGACCGACCGTACAAATGGATATGACTTCGACCTTGAAGCTATGGTATCCTTTGAAGGAGAAACTGGACCTTACGTTCAATATGCCTACGCTCGTATCCAATCTATCTTGCGCAAAGCCGATTTCAAACCAGATACAGCTGGCAACTACAGCTTGAACGATGCTGAAAGCTGGGAAATCATTAAACTACTCCAAGACTTTCCACGTATTATCAATCGTGCAGCAGATAACTTTGAACCTTCTATCATTGCGAAATTTGCGATTAGTCTGGCTCAAGCCTTTAACAAATATTATGCACATACACGTATCCTAGATGAAAGTCCTGAGCGCGACAGTCGTCTAGCCCTCAGCTACGCAACCGCAGTCGTCCTCAAAGAAGCTCTTCGTTTGCTCGGAGTAGAAGCGCCGGAGAAGATGTGA
- the nrdI gene encoding class Ib ribonucleoside-diphosphate reductase assembly flavoprotein NrdI: MKKISLVYISLSGNTESFVTRLKDYLLSQYEGIEVQKIHIKDLVKEGQEFFEMEHPYVAFLPTYLEGGNGVDNGDVEILTTPVGDFIAYGDNASKCFGVVGSGNRNFNNQYCLTAKQYSQRFGFPVLADFEMRGMLGDIKKVAAIIADLYELETEK, translated from the coding sequence ATGAAAAAAATATCCTTAGTGTATATCAGTTTGAGTGGGAATACAGAGAGTTTTGTAACCCGACTCAAGGACTATCTCCTATCTCAGTATGAGGGAATTGAGGTCCAAAAAATCCATATCAAGGATTTGGTCAAGGAAGGCCAAGAATTCTTTGAAATGGAGCATCCCTATGTCGCTTTCTTACCGACCTATCTGGAAGGTGGAAATGGCGTTGATAACGGCGATGTTGAAATTCTAACGACTCCAGTGGGCGACTTTATTGCTTATGGAGACAATGCTAGTAAGTGTTTTGGGGTAGTGGGATCTGGTAATCGCAATTTTAACAATCAATACTGCCTAACAGCCAAGCAGTATAGCCAGCGCTTTGGCTTCCCGGTCCTAGCAGACTTTGAAATGCGTGGTATGCTGGGAGATATTAAAAAGGTCGCAGCGATTATCGCGGATTTGTATGAGTTAGAAACAGAAAAATAA
- the mutS gene encoding DNA mismatch repair protein MutS, producing MATEKLSPGMQQYVDIKKQYPDAFLLFRMGDFYELFYEDAINAAQILEISLTSRNKNAENPIPMAGVPYHSAQQYIDVLIEQGYKVAIAEQMEDPKQAVGVVKREVVQVITPGTVVDSSKPDSQNNFLVALDRDGNQFGLAYMDLVTGDFYVTGLLDFTLVCGEIRNLKAREVVLGYDLSEEEEQILSRQMNLVLSYEKEGFEDLHLLDSRLAAVEQAAASKLLQYVHRTQMRELNHLKPVIRYEIKDFLQMDYATKASLDLVENARSGKKQGSLFWLLDETKTAMGMRLLRSWIHRPLIDKERIVQRQEVVQVFLDHFFERSDLTDSLKGVYDIERLASRVSFGKTNPKDLLQLATTLSSVPRIRVILEGMEQPALAYLIEQLDAIPELESLISAAIAPEAPHVITEGGIIRTGFDETLDKYRRVLREGTSWIAEIEAKERENSGISMLKIDYNKKDGYYFHVTNSQLGNVPAHFFRKATLKNSERFGTEELARIEGDMLEAREKSANLEYEIFMRIREEVSKYIQRLQALAQGIATVDVLQSLAVVAETQHLIRPEFGEDSQINIQKGRHAVVEKVMGAQTYIPNTIQMAEDTSIQLITGPNMSGKSTYMRQLAMTAVMAQLGSYVPAESAHLPIFDAIFTRIGAADDLVSGQSTFMVEMMEANNAISHATKDSLILFDELGRGTATYDGMALAQSIIEYIHEHIGAKTLFATHYHELTSLESSLEHLVNVHVATLEQDGQVTFLHKIEPGSADKSYGIHVAKIAGLPAELLARADKILTQLESQGQESPTPMRETSAVTEQMSLFDAPAEHPILAELAKLDVYNMTPIQAMNVLVELKQKL from the coding sequence ATGGCAACAGAAAAGCTATCACCCGGCATGCAACAGTATGTGGATATTAAGAAACAATACCCAGATGCTTTTTTGCTTTTTCGAATGGGTGATTTTTACGAGTTGTTCTATGAAGATGCAATTAATGCAGCACAGATTTTAGAAATTTCCTTAACGAGTCGGAATAAAAATGCAGAAAATCCGATACCCATGGCGGGTGTCCCCTATCATTCTGCCCAGCAGTATATCGATGTTCTGATTGAGCAGGGCTATAAGGTAGCCATAGCCGAGCAGATGGAAGATCCCAAACAAGCGGTTGGTGTTGTCAAGCGAGAGGTGGTCCAGGTCATCACACCTGGAACGGTCGTCGATAGCAGTAAGCCGGATAGTCAGAATAATTTCTTGGTTGCCTTAGATCGTGATGGCAATCAGTTTGGTCTAGCTTATATGGATTTGGTGACGGGTGATTTCTATGTGACAGGTCTATTAGATTTCACGTTGGTTTGTGGGGAAATTCGCAACCTCAAGGCGCGAGAAGTAGTGCTGGGTTATGACTTGTCTGAGGAAGAAGAACAAATCCTCAGCCGTCAGATGAATTTGGTGCTTTCCTATGAGAAGGAAGGCTTTGAGGACCTTCATTTACTGGATTCACGTTTGGCAGCTGTGGAGCAAGCAGCAGCTAGTAAGCTCCTCCAGTATGTTCATCGGACCCAGATGCGGGAATTGAACCACCTCAAACCAGTTATCCGCTATGAAATCAAAGATTTCTTGCAGATGGATTATGCGACCAAGGCTAGTCTGGATTTGGTTGAGAATGCCCGTTCAGGTAAGAAGCAGGGGAGTCTTTTCTGGCTTTTGGATGAAACCAAAACGGCTATGGGGATGCGTCTCTTGCGTTCTTGGATTCATCGTCCTTTGATTGATAAGGAGCGAATCGTCCAACGTCAAGAGGTGGTGCAGGTCTTTCTTGACCACTTCTTTGAGCGCAGTGATTTGACAGACAGTCTCAAGGGTGTTTATGATATCGAACGTTTGGCTAGTCGGGTTTCCTTTGGCAAGACCAATCCAAAGGATCTCTTGCAATTGGCGACCACTTTATCTAGTGTACCACGGATTCGTGTGATTTTAGAAGGCATGGAGCAACCTGCCCTGGCCTATCTTATCGAACAGTTAGATGCCATCCCTGAGTTGGAGAGCTTGATTAGCGCTGCCATTGCTCCTGAAGCTCCTCATGTGATTACGGAAGGTGGCATTATCCGTACGGGATTTGATGAGACCTTAGACAAGTACCGTCGTGTGCTTAGAGAAGGGACTAGCTGGATTGCTGAGATTGAGGCTAAGGAGCGGGAAAACTCTGGCATCAGCATGCTCAAGATTGACTACAATAAAAAGGACGGCTACTATTTCCATGTGACTAATTCGCAACTGGGAAATGTGCCAGCCCACTTTTTCCGCAAGGCAACGCTGAAAAACTCAGAACGCTTTGGTACCGAGGAATTAGCTCGTATCGAGGGAGATATGTTGGAGGCGCGTGAGAAGTCAGCCAACCTAGAGTATGAAATCTTTATGCGCATCCGTGAGGAAGTCAGCAAGTACATCCAGCGTTTGCAGGCGCTAGCCCAAGGAATTGCAACGGTTGATGTCTTGCAAAGTCTCGCAGTTGTGGCTGAAACCCAGCATTTGATCCGACCTGAGTTTGGAGAGGATTCACAAATCAATATCCAAAAAGGGCGCCATGCTGTCGTCGAAAAGGTCATGGGAGCTCAGACCTATATTCCTAATACGATTCAGATGGCAGAAGATACCAGTATTCAGCTGATTACAGGGCCAAACATGAGTGGGAAGTCAACCTACATGCGCCAGTTAGCCATGACGGCGGTTATGGCCCAGCTGGGTTCTTATGTGCCAGCAGAAAGCGCCCATTTGCCTATCTTCGATGCTATCTTTACTCGTATCGGAGCAGCAGATGACTTGGTTTCAGGTCAATCAACCTTCATGGTGGAGATGATGGAGGCCAACAATGCCATTTCGCATGCGACCAAGGATTCCTTGATTCTCTTTGATGAATTGGGACGGGGAACTGCAACTTATGACGGGATGGCTCTTGCCCAGTCCATCATCGAATATATTCATGAACATATCGGAGCCAAAACCCTCTTTGCGACCCACTACCATGAGTTGACCAGTCTGGAGTCTAGCTTGGAACACTTGGTCAATGTCCACGTGGCAACCTTAGAACAGGATGGACAGGTCACCTTCCTTCACAAGATCGAACCAGGATCAGCTGACAAATCCTATGGTATCCATGTTGCTAAGATTGCTGGCTTACCAGCGGAACTTTTAGCAAGGGCGGATAAGATTTTAACGCAACTGGAGAGTCAGGGACAAGAAAGCCCAACTCCGATGAGAGAAACAAGTGCTGTTACTGAACAGATGTCACTCTTTGACGCGCCTGCAGAGCATCCTATCCTAGCAGAATTAGCTAAACTGGATGTGTACAATATGACACCTATACAGGCTATGAACGTCTTGGTCGAGCTCAAACAAAAGTTATAA
- a CDS encoding response regulator transcription factor: MYKVLLVDDEYMVTEGLKRLIPFEKWDMQVVATANHADDALDYVKKNPVDVVISDVNMPDKTGLEMIREMKELLPDTYYILLSGYQEFEYVKKAMNLSVVDYLVKPVDKVELGNLLEKIAQQLQEKVEQSQTLSQELDETGFTNYLSGKDSWWIGLSKEKQGSFTIPYYVLGQDWQIFISDQPLDGIVVTPFEAPFQQSFENWKINAEKALFYGSVNLEKSESLFAYYEPIYRVIIQGNINQIIEELTLLEKVVLENTPRVAITKQLFTQFVMDVFHLFEHLKADDMTEIVKAIHAINTFEELVAYIKETLTKFFGQYRMNENVVSVLEVIGRDYQKELSLKDISKDLFINPVYLGQLIKRETNSTFAELLNKQRIKAAQQLLLSTSDSIEDICYAVGYSNVGYFYKVFRKLCGKSPKAYRKQVETSL, translated from the coding sequence ATGTATAAAGTTTTATTAGTAGACGATGAGTACATGGTGACAGAGGGGCTCAAGCGATTAATCCCCTTTGAAAAATGGGATATGCAAGTCGTCGCAACAGCTAATCACGCAGATGATGCTTTGGACTATGTTAAGAAAAATCCAGTAGATGTGGTCATTTCCGATGTCAACATGCCAGATAAGACCGGACTTGAGATGATTAGGGAAATGAAAGAGCTACTTCCAGATACCTATTATATCTTGCTGTCTGGTTATCAGGAGTTTGAGTACGTTAAAAAAGCCATGAACCTTAGTGTCGTGGATTATCTGGTCAAGCCAGTAGACAAGGTGGAGTTGGGCAATTTATTAGAAAAAATTGCGCAGCAGCTTCAGGAAAAGGTGGAACAAAGTCAGACCCTCAGTCAAGAATTGGATGAGACAGGATTTACGAACTACCTGTCAGGTAAAGACAGCTGGTGGATTGGTCTATCCAAGGAAAAGCAAGGTTCTTTTACCATTCCTTACTATGTTTTGGGGCAAGACTGGCAGATTTTCATCTCTGATCAGCCACTAGATGGCATCGTTGTGACACCATTTGAAGCACCCTTCCAGCAGTCCTTTGAGAATTGGAAGATCAACGCTGAAAAAGCCCTCTTCTACGGTTCAGTCAATCTAGAAAAATCCGAGAGTTTGTTTGCTTATTATGAGCCGATTTATCGGGTGATTATCCAAGGGAATATCAATCAAATCATCGAAGAATTAACCTTGCTAGAGAAGGTCGTCTTGGAGAATACCCCGCGCGTGGCTATCACGAAGCAGCTCTTTACCCAGTTTGTCATGGATGTCTTTCATTTGTTTGAACACCTAAAAGCAGATGATATGACCGAGATTGTCAAAGCTATCCATGCCATTAACACCTTTGAAGAATTGGTTGCCTATATCAAAGAAACCTTGACCAAGTTCTTTGGCCAGTATCGCATGAATGAAAATGTGGTGAGTGTTCTGGAAGTGATTGGGCGTGATTATCAGAAAGAGCTCTCACTTAAGGATATTAGCAAGGATCTCTTTATCAATCCTGTCTATCTCGGTCAGCTGATCAAGAGGGAAACCAACTCAACCTTTGCGGAATTGCTCAATAAACAGCGAATTAAGGCAGCGCAGCAACTCTTACTGTCGACCAGTGATAGCATCGAAGATATTTGCTATGCAGTTGGCTATAGTAATGTTGGATATTTCTATAAGGTTTTCCGTAAATTGTGCGGAAAATCACCGAAAGCTTATCGGAAACAAGTTGAAACCAGCTTGTAA
- a CDS encoding NRAMP family divalent metal transporter, giving the protein MSQVTLSNQSTWASKLKAMGPGILMASAAVGGSHIVSSTQAGGSYGWSLLLLVILANVFKYPFFRFGAEYTADTGKTLVEGYAEKGKLYLWIFFVLNVFSAMVNTAGVAILCSAIIASAFPMIGLSITQWSLILVAVIWAMLLFGGYKLLDGMAKWIMSALTIATVLAVIIAAIKHPEYSSDFVEKTPWQMAALPFIVSLLGWMPAPIEISAINSLWSAEKKKTVNFNTEDALFDFNVGYIGTAILAVFFVALGALIQYPTGQAVEAASAKYISQFVGMYASVLGEWSRYLITFIAFLCIFGTVITVIDGYSRVNQESLRLLIRQKEDSRKSLNIWMTITAIIGIVIIKFFAGQVSTMLRFAMIGSFLTTPFFALLNYVLVTRENKNLPSWLKLLAIAGLIFLFGFAIFFIYALAIGKAG; this is encoded by the coding sequence ATGTCACAAGTTACGTTATCAAACCAGTCAACCTGGGCAAGCAAACTAAAGGCAATGGGGCCAGGAATTCTAATGGCTTCTGCAGCCGTTGGAGGTTCTCATATCGTATCCTCTACTCAAGCTGGTGGTTCTTATGGGTGGTCACTACTCCTCTTGGTTATCTTGGCCAATGTTTTTAAATATCCATTTTTCCGTTTTGGAGCCGAATATACTGCCGACACTGGTAAAACCTTGGTGGAAGGTTATGCCGAAAAAGGAAAACTCTATCTCTGGATTTTCTTTGTCCTCAACGTCTTCTCTGCCATGGTTAATACAGCTGGAGTCGCTATCCTTTGCTCAGCTATCATCGCTAGCGCTTTCCCAATGATTGGTCTTAGCATCACTCAATGGTCCCTTATCCTTGTTGCAGTCATTTGGGCCATGCTACTCTTTGGTGGCTACAAACTATTGGATGGTATGGCAAAATGGATCATGTCTGCTTTGACCATTGCAACAGTTCTTGCAGTTATTATTGCAGCAATTAAACATCCAGAATACAGCTCTGATTTTGTCGAAAAGACACCTTGGCAAATGGCGGCCCTCCCTTTCATCGTTTCCCTCTTAGGATGGATGCCTGCTCCTATTGAGATTTCTGCCATCAATTCACTCTGGTCTGCTGAAAAGAAAAAGACTGTCAACTTTAATACAGAGGACGCCCTTTTCGACTTTAACGTTGGTTACATTGGAACTGCTATCCTAGCTGTATTCTTCGTGGCACTAGGAGCACTGATTCAGTATCCTACAGGACAGGCAGTTGAAGCCGCTTCAGCCAAGTACATTTCTCAATTTGTGGGTATGTATGCCTCTGTTCTTGGAGAATGGTCCCGTTATTTGATCACCTTTATCGCCTTTCTTTGTATTTTTGGAACAGTTATCACCGTTATCGATGGCTACTCTCGTGTCAATCAGGAATCGCTGCGACTCTTGATTCGGCAAAAAGAGGATTCTCGCAAATCTTTGAACATCTGGATGACCATTACCGCTATCATCGGTATCGTCATCATCAAGTTCTTTGCTGGTCAAGTTTCCACCATGCTTCGCTTTGCCATGATTGGTTCTTTCCTGACAACACCATTCTTCGCTCTTTTGAACTATGTATTGGTGACACGTGAGAATAAAAATCTTCCTTCCTGGCTAAAACTCCTTGCTATCGCAGGATTGATTTTCCTCTTTGGCTTTGCTATCTTCTTCATCTATGCACTTGCCATCGGAAAAGCAGGATAG
- a CDS encoding sensor histidine kinase — MKNWRQNRMKQFWLHSLLRIYSLVMIVVIASFAIMLSYADWDSREKEAQRVAERVTTRTVSEVEYYHRESTRLAQSLVENQARIEGIYKYFSLSTPDYFYWQLERKTSPYISVSLYENIDDLYVRNDFVTGVAIVLQDYKEVYVSTREKRSGEKIPAEGFKPAANSFAIPVSDPVSDKDLGVIYISLSPDVLHGAIDNTRGHIPMAVTVTSPFETEMFHIGEKVSAERENWFVGVTSHGYQVRVAVPKNFVLTGTLTSSAVIIGLSILFIIILYVTLRQTFSNYQKQVVDLVDSIEVIAQGEEGLRIDTSEKDQELLLIAETTNDMLDRLEKNIHDIYQLELSQKDANMRALQAQINPHFMYNTLEFLRMYAVMQSQDELADIIYEFSSLLRNNISDERETTLKQELEFCRKYSYLCMVRYPKSIAYGFKIAPELEEMRIPKFTLQPLVENYFAHGVDYRRTDNVISIKALKGQGFVEILVEDNGRGMPAEKLASLQEKLAQRSFEHEASYSGERQSIGIVNVHERFVLYFGDRYQISVESAEQEGVRYHITIQDE; from the coding sequence ATGAAAAATTGGCGACAAAATAGAATGAAGCAGTTTTGGCTTCACTCTCTTTTACGGATTTATAGTTTGGTCATGATCGTGGTCATTGCCAGTTTTGCGATTATGCTATCGTATGCTGACTGGGACTCGCGTGAGAAAGAGGCTCAACGGGTTGCAGAACGTGTGACCACTCGGACAGTGAGTGAAGTGGAATACTATCACAGAGAGTCAACCCGACTTGCTCAGTCTTTGGTTGAAAATCAGGCCCGCATCGAAGGAATTTACAAGTATTTCAGTCTCAGCACACCAGACTATTTCTACTGGCAATTAGAGCGTAAAACTTCGCCTTATATCTCTGTTTCTCTGTATGAAAATATTGATGATCTCTATGTTCGGAATGATTTTGTGACTGGAGTGGCTATTGTTCTTCAGGACTATAAGGAAGTGTATGTTTCGACTAGAGAAAAACGCAGTGGAGAGAAAATTCCTGCGGAGGGTTTTAAGCCGGCAGCCAATAGTTTTGCCATTCCTGTTTCCGATCCTGTGTCTGACAAGGATTTAGGAGTGATTTATATCTCCCTATCCCCAGATGTTTTACATGGAGCTATTGACAATACTCGGGGTCATATCCCAATGGCTGTAACAGTAACTTCGCCTTTTGAGACCGAGATGTTCCATATTGGGGAGAAGGTATCAGCTGAGCGAGAAAACTGGTTTGTGGGTGTCACCTCTCATGGTTATCAGGTTCGAGTTGCTGTTCCTAAAAATTTTGTTCTTACAGGAACTTTGACGAGTTCGGCTGTCATTATTGGGCTAAGTATTCTCTTTATCATCATTTTGTACGTGACCCTTAGACAGACTTTTTCAAATTACCAAAAGCAGGTCGTAGACCTAGTTGATTCGATCGAGGTGATTGCTCAAGGAGAAGAAGGCCTTCGAATCGATACCTCTGAAAAAGACCAAGAGTTGCTTCTCATTGCAGAAACAACCAATGATATGTTGGATCGCCTGGAAAAAAATATCCATGATATCTATCAGCTAGAGCTCAGTCAAAAAGATGCCAATATGCGAGCCCTGCAGGCTCAAATCAATCCTCACTTTATGTACAATACTCTGGAGTTTTTACGGATGTATGCCGTCATGCAAAGTCAGGATGAACTGGCGGACATTATCTATGAATTTAGCAGCTTGTTACGCAACAATATCTCTGACGAGCGGGAAACGACCTTGAAGCAGGAGTTGGAATTTTGCCGAAAATATAGCTATCTCTGCATGGTGCGTTATCCTAAATCCATTGCCTATGGTTTCAAGATTGCACCAGAATTGGAAGAAATGAGGATTCCAAAATTTACACTCCAACCATTAGTAGAAAACTACTTTGCCCATGGTGTTGACTATCGCAGAACGGATAATGTCATCAGTATCAAAGCCTTGAAGGGCCAAGGCTTCGTTGAAATTCTAGTGGAAGACAATGGTCGAGGAATGCCCGCTGAGAAACTAGCTAGCTTGCAAGAAAAATTAGCTCAGCGGAGTTTTGAACACGAGGCAAGCTATAGTGGGGAGCGGCAATCAATTGGAATAGTAAATGTACACGAACGCTTTGTTCTCTACTTTGGGGATCGCTACCAAATCAGTGTAGAGTCAGCTGAACAAGAAGGTGTTCGTTACCATATCACTATCCAGGATGAATAG
- a CDS encoding ABC transporter permease has product MKKNPIYLWVLLVPSALISSMSLFGILSPLPSKEVLRTSLASSGRFTAQQLEDAVNYTYQVTASSHSIFNLVLIVLSAILVVVAFVFLLRKNEQFANYTYIGYVLLAIVGLVYSYMNVQDAVQLIKDTTLGLGMGALAKGTNILFIIINVLFLALVFYKMWRQQKDLAEEVEAEEAA; this is encoded by the coding sequence ATGAAAAAGAATCCTATTTATCTTTGGGTCTTGTTAGTCCCATCAGCCCTCATTTCATCTATGTCATTGTTTGGAATCTTGAGTCCATTGCCAAGTAAAGAGGTGCTTCGTACAAGCCTAGCAAGTAGCGGGAGGTTTACTGCCCAGCAATTAGAAGACGCAGTCAACTATACTTACCAAGTAACAGCATCATCGCACTCAATTTTTAATCTAGTTTTGATTGTTTTATCTGCTATTCTAGTTGTGGTAGCCTTTGTATTTCTCCTACGTAAAAATGAGCAATTCGCAAACTATACTTATATTGGTTATGTTCTACTAGCGATTGTTGGTTTGGTTTATAGCTATATGAACGTTCAAGATGCGGTTCAATTAATCAAAGATACTACTCTCGGCTTAGGAATGGGAGCATTAGCAAAAGGGACGAATATTTTGTTCATCATCATCAATGTTCTCTTTTTAGCCTTAGTCTTTTACAAGATGTGGCGCCAACAAAAGGACTTGGCTGAGGAAGTTGAAGCAGAAGAAGCTGCCTAA
- the argR gene encoding arginine repressor, which produces MRKRERHQLIKKMITEEKLGTQKEIQDRLEARNVYVTQTTLSRDLREIGLTKVKKNDMVYYVLANETDKIDLVEFLSHHLEGVARAEFTLVLHTKLGEAAVLANIVDANKDEWILGTVAGANTLLVICRDQHVTKLMEDRLLDLMKDK; this is translated from the coding sequence ATGAGAAAAAGAGAACGGCATCAATTGATTAAAAAGATGATCACCGAAGAAAAACTTGGGACACAAAAAGAGATTCAAGATCGTTTAGAAGCTCGTAATGTTTATGTGACACAAACGACTTTGTCGCGTGATTTGCGTGAAATCGGCTTGACCAAGGTTAAGAAAAATGATATGGTGTATTATGTACTAGCAAATGAGACAGATAAGATTGATTTAGTTGAGTTTTTGTCTCATCATTTAGAAGGAGTTGCAAGAGCTGAGTTCACCTTGGTACTGCATACCAAACTTGGGGAAGCTGCAGTCTTAGCAAACATTGTAGATGCAAACAAGGATGAATGGATTTTAGGAACGGTTGCTGGTGCTAATACCTTATTGGTTATTTGTCGAGACCAGCACGTTACCAAGCTGATGGAAGATCGTTTGCTAGATTTGATGAAAGATAAATAA